The Podospora pseudocomata strain CBS 415.72m chromosome 3, whole genome shotgun sequence genome window below encodes:
- the BUD5 gene encoding Ras guanine nucleotide exchange factor bud5 (COG:T; EggNog:ENOG503NVMK) has translation MAMLNSQPARSSLQVAPLAIQKTRSNGSSVADSSDPYSQSQITPPATPNGSQEDLYTQAEEHAQMEIEMATEPPVFHNFLRAFYPFQPENTVNDSTVTLPLNEGDVVLVHSIHTNGWADGTLLVNGARGWLPTNYCEAYDPDEMRSLLKALLNFWDMMRATCGNDSEMFGNQEFMKGIIAGVRYLLERTHCLTRESPLVQQYDGLRRNRKSLLSELSCLVKTARRLHDAQRMGNVEEVNEVVDEMILRAFKIVTKGVRFLDVLEEERRPLVPTIAAITAAEDNQVPPTPPAESSNFDAGYGPAADAGSRAEDDGETAERAQYAASDVARSLTPAENRLSSVCTQNTNARRLSQVGPLQIHRPSSTLSHRLSIAGPSPLAHSQNLVSEKLNACHDIFLSHLGSFIGRLHLQSQSRPSLARAVKQSATSGGQLLVVVDVVCTHNAAVIDVLEQSRAAMYDRIQELVHTARDILANATLDMEEDVIVPQDNGRLLGAATGCVKATGECVAKTKWVIERIGDFEFEFDNGSLGVNFDLSALTLVREEKDSKYCPSESASIAGSTVSETPTASTAISVTSSAPVPSVVLSIDKPLPDVPQVTSPITEQPVSHPLPSDSRPQSLPMRDRASSVVQTASYNRADLPPLPRISTASLPMDTYSPLEPSSTNGSDFRSFRSESMTASSSGSGSTYLSRHSESSILSQTSTRATTPDSTQAPRNQPSFSDLSTTETTSQAEEVDDVESRLIEKTFAHELVFNKEGQVTGGSLPALVERLTTHESTPDAMFVSTFYLTFRLFCTPTALTQALVERFDYVGESSTIAAPVRLRTYNVFKGWLESHWREGTDREALDLIKEFAQVKLAAILPSAAKRLLDLAEKVSVADGALVPRFVSSMGKSGATGTHYIPAETPVPAPAMTRSQTNALTAWKAGGSCPSILDFDPLEIARQLTIKQMSLFCSILPEELLGSKWTKLAGVGAPNVKAMSAFTTGLSNLVADTILQYDEVKKRALVIKHWIKIASQCSSLHNYDALMAITCALTDTSIKRLKMTWDTVSVKRKDMLKSLQSTVDFNQNYKALRARLHDRVPPCLPFLGMFLTDLTFVDVGNPATKTSDTGLVVINFDKHTRTAKSIGELQRFQIPYRLTEVADLQEWLSSQIDRVREKDKAGANTQASHYRKSLLLEPREVQQLRTPVEPPTPAVTGSGMFAWMRSNSGTTTATQGLSAPL, from the exons ATGGCAATGCTGAACAGCCAACCCGCGCGATCAAGCCTACAAGTGGCCCCCTTGGCGATACAGAAAACCCGCAGCAATGGATCAAGTGTGGCCGACTCATCAGACCCATATTCGCAATCACAGATAACGCCGCCAGCGACCCCGAATGGATCCCAGGAGGACCTCTACACGCAGGCGGAGGAGCACGCTCAGATGGAAATCGAAATGGCCACCGAGCCGCCCGTCTTTCATAATTTTCTGAGGGCCTTTTATCCCTTCCAGCCAGAAAACACTGTGAACGACTCCACCGTCACCCTCCCGCTGAACGAGGGCGATGTTGTCCTGGTCCACTCGATTCACACCAACGGCTGGGCCGACGGCACTCTGCTAGTCAATGGCGCAAGAGGGTGGCTTCCTACCAATTACTGCGAGGCGTACGACCCTGACGAGATGAGGAGCTTGTTGAAGGCGCTGCTCAACTTTTGGGACATGATGCGGGCAACGTGTGGGAATGACAGCGAAATGTTTGGAAACCAGGAATTCATGAAGGGAATCATTGCCGGTGTTCGCTATTTATTG GAGCGTACACACTGTCTGACAAGAGAATCACCCCTCGTGCAACAATACGATGGGCTACGGCGAAACCGGAAGTCACTATTGTCAGAATTATCATGCCTGGTCAAGACAGCTAGGCGGCTGCATGATGCCCAGCGCATGGGCAacgtggaggaggtcaacgAAGTGGTGGACGAAATGATTCTGCGTGCCTTCAAGATTGTCACCAAGGGAGTGAGGTTCTTGGACGTcttggaagaggagaggagaccGCTGGTGCCCACAATCGCAGCCATAACGGCAGCTGAGGACAACCAGGTtccaccaacgccaccaGCAGAGTCATCCAACTTTGATGCCGGTTATGGCCCGGCAGCGGATGCAGGTTCCCgcgccgaggacgacgggGAGACTGCCGAGAGGGCACAGTACGCGGCCAGCGACGTGGCACGAAGTCTGACCCCAGCCGAAAACCGTTTGTCTTCAGTTTGCACACAGAATACAAATGCCCGCCGTCTGTCTCAGGTCGGCCCACTCCAAATTCATCGCCCGTCTTCCACCCTCTCTCATCGTCTCAGCATCGCAGGTCCCTCACCCCTGGCGCACTCGCAGAATCTAGTGTCGGAAAAGCTCAACGCCTGCCACGATATTTTCCTCTCGCACTTGGGCTCATTCATCGGGCGGCTACATCTCCAGTCGCAGTCGAGGCCCAGTCTTGCTCGTGCCGTCAAACAGTCAGCAACATCGGGAGGGCagcttttggtggtggtggatgttgtCTGCACACACAACGCGGCAGTCATCGATGTGTTGGAGCAGTCTCGTGCGGCCATGTACGACCGTATCCAGGAGCTGGTGCACACGGCGCGCGATATACTCGCCAATGCCACATTGGACATGGAAGAAGACGTGATCGTCCCTCAGGATAATGGCCGGTTATTGGGCGCCGCAACGGGTTGCGTCAAAGCCACTGGCGAATGTGTGGCCAAGACAAAATGGGTGATCGAAAGAATCGGCGACTTCGAGTTCGAGTTTGACAATGGGAGTCTGGGCGTCAACTTTGACCTTTCGGCATTGACGCTGGTtcgggaggagaaggactcCAAGTACTGCCCATCTGAGTCGGCAAGCATCGCTGGATCAACCGTGTCCGAAACACCAACGGCGTCGACAGCAATTTCCGTCACATCTTCGGCCCCCGTTCCGTCTGTCGTGCTCTCGATCGACAAGCCACTTCCCGATGTTCCGCAGGTCACCTCGCCAATTACCGAGCAGCCAGTTTCGCATCCCTTGCCTTCAGACTCGAGACCACAATCACTCCCGATGCGTGACCGTGCCTCCAGTGTCGTCCAGACCGCGTCCTACAACCGTGCCGACCTCCCACCACTACCAAGAATATCAACCGCCTCTCTCCCAATGGATACCTATAGTCCCCTCGAGCCATCCAGCACGAATGGAAGCGATTTCCGCTCGTTCCGCTCGGAAAGCATGACCGCCTCGAGCTCGGGCTCGGGTAGCACATATCTCAGCCGGCATTCAGAGTCCAGCATTCTGTCGCAGACCTCGACGCGTGCCACCACACCCGACAGCACACAAGCTCCAAGGAACCAGCCGTCATTCTCCGATTTGAGCACGACCGAGACCACGAgccaggccgaggaggtggatgatgtcGAGTCCAGACTGATTGAGAAGACGTTTGCCCACGAGCTGGTGTTCAACAAGGAGGGCCAGGTCACGGGTGGCTCGCTCCCCGCCCTGGTCGAGAGACTTACCACCCACGAGTCAACACCTGATGCCATGTTTGTCTCGACCTTTTATCTCACCTTTCGGCTCTTTTGCACTCCGACAGCGCTTACACAGGCTCTCGTTGAGCGTTTCGACTATGTCGGTGAAAGTAGCACCATTGCCGCCCCGGTGCGCTTGCGCACGTACAATGTCTTCAAGGGCTGGCTCGAATCACactggagggaggggacagACCGTGAAGCCCTTGACTTGATCAAGGAATTCGCCCAAGTCAAACTAGCGGCCATTCTTCCCTCGGCCGCCAAGCGCCTCCTCGATCTTGCCGAGAAGGTGTCTGTCGCCGATGGTGCGCTGGTCCCTAGGTTCGTGTCATCCATGGGCAAATCAGGCGCCACGGGCACCCACTACATCCCCGCCGAGACACCGGTTCCTGCGCCTGCCATGACCAGAAGCCAGACCAATGCCCTGACTGCTTGGAAGGCCGGGGGCAGCTGCCCATCCATCTTGGACTTTGACCCTCTGGAGATTGCGCGCCAGCTTACCATCAAGCAGATGTCTCTCTTCTGCTCGATCCTGCCGGAGGAGCTCTTGGGATCCAAATGGACCAAGCTTGCTGGAGTTGGTGCCCCCAACGTCAAGGCCATGTCGGCTTTTACCACAGGTCTCTCCAACCTGGTTGCCGACACCATCCTGCAGTACGACGAGGTCAAGAAACGGGCGTTGGTCATCAAGCACTGGATCAAGATTGCCAGCCAATGCTCCTCGCTGCATAACTACGACGCCCTGATGGCCATTACTTGCGCACTCACCGACACCAGCATCAAGCGCCTCAAGATGACATGGGACACTGTGAGCGTCAAGCGCAAGGATATGCTCAAGTCGCTGCAATCCACAGTGGACTTCAACCAGAACTACAAGGCCCTTCGCGCCCGGCTTCACGACCGTGTCCCTCCATGCCTGCCATTTCTGGGCATGTTCTTGACTGATCTCACCTTTGTCGATGTTGGCAATCCTGCTACCAAAACCAGCGATACTGGGCTGGTGGTCATCAACTTTGACAAGCACACCCGCACGGCCAAGAGCATCGGCGAGCTGCAGCGCTTCCAGATCCCCTACCGCCTGACTGAGGTGGCCGACCTGCAAGAATGGCTGTCCAGCCAGATCGACCGAGTCCGCGAAAAGGACAAGGCGGGTGCCAACACGCAGGCTTCCCACTATCGCAAGagtcttcttctcgagcCGCGCGAAGTGCAACAACTCCGAACCCCCGTCGAACCACCCACTCCGGCTGTCACAGGCAGCGGCATGTTTGCTTGGATGCGTAGCAATAGTGGTactaccaccgccacccaAGGCTTATCGGCGCCTCTTTAA
- a CDS encoding hypothetical protein (COG:G; EggNog:ENOG503NV0F) — MKLSTSRLAAFSSALLLEGVLAATSGNFDVLTINVAGLPAILNDNGVPGDKAANAAAMGAKFSEYGIDVVQLQEDFNYHAHIYRTNTHPHRTATSGGVPFGSGLNTVSYLPWVDFRRIKWSKCSDASQSDCLTPKGFTFMRVAISSDSSTAAYVDFYNLHADAGVEPGDLTARNDNVKQVVDYIATWSKGNAVVVAGDFNSRYTRTGDTGIRDLLASENPSGPRLKDAWVELLYNNVIPQSPSSCGNPAANDLCEIVDKVFYRASPLLDLQATDVRYDTLRFLQADGNILTDHNPVLVNYTWSSGASLRQSSLFGGPHGTWFSDVPVLAGTNKPKTATITFRGGSRLDSVGLTLTDGTIFAHGGTGGSVVSLALGATEYWTQAELCSGQRNGQTRNFYIRAVTSSGRSLTAGSATSSCQTFTAPSGWQIVGFAGQDGSEVDQLAFVYAPR, encoded by the exons ATGAAGCTGTCCACATCAAGACTCGCGGCGTTCTCGTCAGCATTGCTGTTAGAGGGTGTCCTCGCGGCCACGTCGGGCAACTTTGACGTCCTGACCATCAATGTGGCCGGCCTCCCGGCCATCCTCAACGACAATGGTGTTCCCGGCGACAAGGCAGCCAACGCGGCGGCCATGGGTGCAAAGTTCTCCGAGTATGGGATCGACGTCGTGCAGCTGCAAGAG GACTTCAACTATCACGCTCACATCTACCGGACCAACACGCATCCGCACAGGACTGCCACATCGGGCGGTGTTCCGTTTGGTTCGGGTCTCAACACCGTGTCCTACCTTCCCTGGGTTGACTTTCGGCGTATCAAGTGGAGCAAATGCTCCGATGCGAGCCAGTCCGATTGTCTGACGCCGAAAGGCTTCACCTTCATGCGTGTGGCCATCTCATCCGACAGCTCCACTGCGGCCTATGTTGATTTCTACAATCTCCACGCCGACGCCGGTGTCGAGCCTGGTGATCTTACTGCCCGAAACGACAACGTGAAGCAGGTGGTTGACTACATTGCCACGTGGAGCAAGGGCAATGCTGTCGTTGTGGCTGGTGACTTCAACAGCCGCTACACTCGGACAGGCGACACGGGCATCCGGGATTTGCTCGCCAGCGAGAATCCTTCCGGCCCCCGACTCAAGGATGCCTGGGTTGAGCTCCTCTACAATAACGTCATTCCCCAGTCCCCCAGCTCATGCGGCAACCCCGCTGCCAACGACCTGTGTGAAATCGTGGACAAGGTCTTTTACCGGGCTAGCCCgctcctcgacctccagGCCACCGACGTCCGCTACGATACTTTGCGGTTCCTTCAGGCCGACGGCAACATCCTGACAGATCACAACCCAGTCCTTGTCAACTACACCTGGTCCTCTGGAGCGTCTCTTCGTCAGAGCAGCTTGTTCGGCGGTCCCCACGGCACCTGGTTCAGCGATGTCCCCGTCCTTGCTGGGACCAACAAGCCAAAGACGGCAACCATCACCTTCCGAGGAGGATCCCGTCTTGATAGCGTCGGACTGACACTGACAGACGGCACCATATTCGCCCACGGCGGCACCGGCGGGAGTGTTGTTTCTCTCGCCCTGGGAGCGACCGAATACTGGACCCAGGCCGAGCTCTGCAGCGGCCAACGTAACGGGCAAACTCGCAACTTTTATATCCGAGCTGTGACTTCTTCGGGGCGCAGTCTCACAGCGGGCTCGGCGACCAGTTCCTGCCAAACATTCACGGCTCCAAGCGGGTGGCAGATTGTCGGGTTTGCTGGGCAGGACGGAAGTGAAGTGGATCAGTTGGCGTTTGTGTATGCGCCACGATGA
- a CDS encoding hypothetical protein (CAZy:GH131; EggNog:ENOG503NY5R; COG:S), translating to MKFHVLSGLVAQVLSVSAGTILWDGRFNDMTSSADLNKWSWGNQVGPYQYYIHGSSPVSAYVNLSPDYKNPADTGSRQGAKITLDNTAYWNGQNMRRTELIPQTTAAINQGKVYYHFSLMRKDINAPATTREHQIAFFESHFTELKSGWLSGAPGISDTLLRWCVGGQTQWSVEWAADVWHNVAYEIDFAAGTVGFWHSTGSDPLTRKVAPVKTSTSSNGADWHVGVLELPRSGYPDSNEDFYWSGVYIESGSLTTSVAGPGQPIPGDGGSSSSSSSSSSVPSSTSTRVSSTSIPAPVSSTTLVTSTTRVSSTSTSSAAPVQTTPSGCTAGQYAQCDGIGFSGCKTCAAPYTCKYGNDWYSQCL from the coding sequence atGAAGTTCCACGTTCTCTCCGGTCTCGTCGCCCAGGTGCTGTCTGTCTCGGCAGGCACCATCCTGTGGGATGGCCGCTTCAACGACATGACCTCGTCTGCCGATCTGAACAAGTGGTCCTGGGGCAACCAGGTTGGCCCGTACCAGTACTACATCCACGGGTCTTCTCCTGTGTCGGCCTATGTCAACCTCTCGCCCGACTACAAGAACCCAGCCGACACTGGTTCCAGGCAGGGAGCCAAGATCACGCTCGACAACACGGCCTACTGGAACGGCCAGAACATGCGCCGCACCGAGCTGATCCCCCAGACCACCGCTGCCATCAACCAAGGCAAGGTCTACTATCACTTCTCCCTGATGAGAAAGGACATCAACGCCCCGGCCACCACCAGGGAGCACCAGATCGCCTTCTTCGAAAGCCACTTCACCGAGCTCAAGTCCGGTTGGCTCTCGGGCGCCCCTGGCATCTCGGACACTCTGCTTAGGTGGTGCGTTGGCGGGCAGACCCAGTGGAGTGTCGAGTGGGCTGCTGATGTCTGGCACAACGTTGCCTACGAGATCGACTTTGCTGCCGGCACCGTCGGTTTCTGGCACTCTACCGGCAGCGACCCCCTGACCAGAAAGGTGGCCCCTGTCAagaccagcaccagctccaACGGCGCCGACTGGCATGTTGGTGTCTTGGAGCTCCCGAGAAGCGGCTACCCTGATTCCAACGAGGACTTTTACTGGTCCGGCGTGTATATTGAGAGCGGCAGTTTGACCACCTCGGTCGCCGGTCCTGGCCAACCCATCCCCGGTGACGGTggctcctccagcagcagcagcagcagcagcagtgtcCCCAGCAGCACAAGCACCAGAGTCAGCAGCACCTCCATCCCGGCCCCCGTTTCCTCTACCACGCTcgtcacctccaccacccgcgtctcctccaccagcaccagctctGCCGCACCCGTTCAGACCACCCCCAGCGGTTGCACCGCCGGCCAGTACGCCCAGTGCGACGGCATTGGCTTCAGTGGTTGCAAGACTTGCGCTGCCCCCTACACCTGCAAGTACGGAAACGACTGGTATTCCCAATGCTTGTAA